In Lysinibacillus sp. FSL M8-0337, the following proteins share a genomic window:
- a CDS encoding aspartate-semialdehyde dehydrogenase has product MTKQLTVAVVGATGAVGSKMMEQLIKRKFPIGQIKFLASARSAGKPIEFNGETYTIEEATPEAFEGVNVALFSAGGSVSAVLAPEAAKRGAVVIDNTSHFRMDPEVPLVVPEVNRGDLAKHKGIIANPNCSTIQMVAALEPIRATFGLTKVLVSTYQAVSGAGISAIEELKAQSANWDAGKDVEANILPSGGDKRHFPIARNVIPQIDKFTDNGFTYEEMKMINETKKIMHAPELKVAATCVRVPVVSGHSESVYIEVEKETTVEGIFEVLRNAPGIVLQDDIATQTYPMPIYAEGEDATFVGRIRQDLDNKKGFHLWIVSDNLLKGAALNSIQIAEAMLEDNLL; this is encoded by the coding sequence ATGACTAAGCAGTTAACAGTTGCGGTTGTAGGTGCAACAGGAGCAGTAGGTTCAAAAATGATGGAACAGCTAATTAAACGAAAATTTCCGATCGGACAGATTAAGTTTTTAGCTTCTGCACGTTCCGCAGGAAAACCAATCGAATTTAATGGTGAGACGTATACAATTGAAGAAGCGACACCTGAAGCTTTTGAAGGCGTCAATGTCGCTTTATTCTCTGCGGGTGGTTCTGTATCGGCAGTGCTGGCGCCAGAAGCGGCTAAACGCGGGGCAGTAGTCATTGACAATACGAGCCATTTCCGTATGGATCCAGAGGTACCCCTAGTAGTACCAGAGGTGAATCGCGGCGATCTTGCTAAACATAAGGGGATTATCGCCAATCCAAACTGCTCAACAATCCAAATGGTTGCAGCGCTTGAACCAATCCGTGCAACATTTGGTTTAACAAAAGTATTGGTATCGACGTACCAAGCAGTTTCTGGTGCAGGGATTTCAGCAATTGAAGAACTAAAAGCACAAAGCGCAAACTGGGATGCAGGTAAAGATGTAGAAGCAAATATTTTACCGAGTGGTGGCGACAAACGTCATTTCCCAATTGCTCGTAATGTCATTCCACAAATTGATAAATTTACTGACAATGGCTTTACATATGAAGAAATGAAAATGATTAATGAAACGAAGAAAATTATGCACGCACCAGAGTTAAAAGTCGCTGCTACTTGCGTACGTGTACCAGTTGTTTCAGGACACTCTGAATCTGTTTATATTGAAGTAGAAAAAGAGACAACAGTAGAAGGCATTTTCGAAGTATTACGAAATGCACCTGGAATTGTATTACAAGATGATATCGCAACACAAACTTACCCAATGCCGATTTACGCAGAAGGGGAAGATGCTACCTTTGTAGGACGTATCCGTCAAGACTTAGACAATAAAAAAGGATTCCACCTATGGATCGTATCAGATAATTTATTAAAAGGCGCTGCATTGAACTCTATTCAAATTGCAGAAGCAATGCTTGAGGATAACTTACTATAA
- a CDS encoding ABC transporter ATP-binding protein codes for MNAIEIHDLHKGFEGFSLKDISFSVPQGTVMGFVGENGAGKSTTIKCMLNLLKKEYGEILLFGKDIVEYELAIKNDIGVVFDELHVPETLNATQLDKFMKKVFKSWDSNYYFERLTQFKVPKRKKVKELSRGMRMKLSIALALSHHPKLLILDEPTSGLDPIIRDEILDLFLTFMQDETHSILFSSHITSDLEKIADYITFIHNGEILFSESKDVLLYDYGIFKGTNEEVSELPEQAIIQKREGTFGLEVLVLKNEISEAFTVERPTIEDIMLFFVKGSVQS; via the coding sequence ATGAATGCCATTGAAATCCATGATTTACACAAAGGCTTTGAAGGCTTTTCACTAAAAGATATTAGTTTTTCAGTACCTCAAGGTACAGTAATGGGCTTTGTGGGTGAAAACGGTGCAGGTAAATCCACTACCATAAAATGCATGCTTAATTTATTGAAAAAAGAATATGGCGAAATTTTGCTATTCGGTAAAGATATTGTCGAATATGAGCTTGCGATAAAAAACGACATCGGTGTCGTTTTCGACGAGTTACATGTACCTGAAACGCTGAATGCGACGCAACTCGACAAATTTATGAAAAAGGTATTTAAATCATGGGATTCTAATTATTATTTTGAGCGATTGACGCAATTTAAGGTGCCTAAACGAAAAAAGGTAAAAGAGTTGTCTCGAGGAATGAGGATGAAGCTATCGATAGCGTTAGCATTGTCCCATCATCCAAAATTATTAATTTTAGATGAACCAACAAGTGGATTAGATCCAATTATACGTGATGAAATTCTCGACTTATTTTTAACGTTTATGCAGGATGAAACTCATAGCATATTATTTTCATCACATATAACAAGTGATTTAGAAAAGATAGCTGACTACATTACATTTATTCATAACGGCGAAATATTATTTAGTGAAAGCAAGGATGTCTTACTGTATGACTACGGTATTTTTAAAGGGACTAATGAGGAAGTAAGCGAACTACCTGAGCAAGCAATTATTCAAAAACGCGAAGGTACTTTCGGGCTTGAAGTACTTGTGTTAAAAAATGAAATAAGCGAAGCATTTACCGTTGAAAGACCGACTATTGAGGATATCATGCTATTTTTCGTGAAAGGTAGTGTTCAGTCATGA
- the dapA gene encoding 4-hydroxy-tetrahydrodipicolinate synthase, with protein sequence MNLGRIGTAMITPFKEDGTINYPELERIINHLIDNGTDCIVACGTTSENPTMTTEEKIEVVRFTVEKVAGRVPVIAGTGDNETAYSIAMTHKAEENGADGIMLVAPYYNKPNQRGIYAHFETIAKETKLPVMLYNVPGRTGINVAYETSVDLSKIPNISWIKEASGNLDQMGDIIENVEAADNFLVYSGDDGLTLPLLAIGGAGVISVASHVVGNDMQLMIKLFEEGKHEQAAKIHRALLPLVRALFAQPNPSPIKYAMTKLGFDTLNVRLPMVEMTDEEKANFDQIWETYQEKAKNFR encoded by the coding sequence ATGAATTTAGGTCGAATTGGAACGGCAATGATAACGCCGTTTAAAGAAGATGGTACGATTAATTATCCAGAACTAGAACGTATTATTAATCATTTAATTGATAATGGTACTGATTGCATTGTTGCATGTGGCACAACCTCTGAAAACCCAACTATGACCACAGAAGAAAAAATTGAAGTTGTACGATTTACAGTAGAAAAAGTAGCGGGCCGTGTACCAGTAATTGCAGGTACAGGGGATAATGAAACAGCTTATTCAATCGCGATGACGCATAAGGCTGAAGAAAATGGTGCTGATGGCATTATGTTAGTAGCACCTTATTATAATAAGCCAAACCAACGAGGTATTTACGCGCACTTTGAGACGATTGCAAAAGAAACAAAGCTGCCTGTGATGCTTTATAATGTACCAGGACGCACAGGTATAAACGTGGCCTATGAGACGTCTGTTGATTTAAGTAAAATTCCTAATATCTCATGGATTAAAGAGGCGAGCGGGAATTTAGATCAAATGGGCGATATTATTGAAAACGTTGAAGCTGCAGATAATTTTTTAGTGTATAGCGGGGATGACGGATTAACATTACCGTTGCTGGCAATTGGTGGGGCTGGTGTCATTTCAGTTGCTTCACACGTTGTCGGAAATGATATGCAGTTAATGATAAAATTATTTGAAGAAGGAAAGCATGAACAGGCTGCAAAAATTCATCGAGCATTATTACCTTTAGTGCGTGCGCTATTTGCACAACCGAATCCTTCACCGATCAAATATGCGATGACAAAATTAGGCTTTGATACATTAAATGTTCGACTACCAATGGTGGAAATGACAGATGAAGAAAAAGCTAACTTCGACCAAATATGGGAAACGTACCAAGAAAAAGCTAAAAATTTTAGATAA
- a CDS encoding dipicolinate synthase: protein MENEKWLVIGEDSRLKELATMLRSPSRTVFYKRTSVWNEELNKLVLEFQPNKIVLPILPLKIEVEQLYGISQVKFYTGRLTMHWKQLLEKNDTNCYLQQESFIWQNARLTAEGFIATFYGLEQKCIYGQNFTIAGFGRIAKMLASLLVKMGANVHIVARSVVQVSEAKAYGYKASNLDDRKWSVHDGIFINTIPAKWITESFQDHVPAVLYDLASEPGCLDIDADQLQTYVLLPSLPGKYFAHDAADILCKAIEEEENC, encoded by the coding sequence TTGGAAAACGAAAAATGGCTGGTAATCGGCGAGGACTCAAGATTAAAAGAATTAGCGACGATGCTGCGAAGTCCTTCACGTACAGTATTTTATAAAAGAACTTCTGTTTGGAATGAGGAGTTAAATAAACTTGTTTTAGAGTTCCAGCCGAATAAAATTGTTCTCCCTATACTTCCGTTGAAGATAGAAGTTGAGCAATTGTATGGCATATCACAAGTGAAGTTTTATACAGGTCGATTGACAATGCATTGGAAGCAGTTGCTAGAAAAAAATGACACAAACTGTTATTTACAGCAGGAGTCTTTTATTTGGCAAAATGCAAGGTTGACGGCGGAGGGATTTATCGCCACGTTTTACGGACTCGAGCAGAAATGTATTTACGGACAAAACTTTACTATCGCAGGCTTTGGGCGCATCGCCAAAATGCTCGCTTCTTTACTCGTAAAGATGGGCGCTAATGTGCATATTGTTGCGCGTTCGGTGGTACAAGTGAGTGAAGCAAAAGCATATGGCTATAAAGCTTCGAATTTAGACGATCGAAAATGGTCCGTACATGATGGGATTTTCATTAATACGATTCCAGCGAAGTGGATTACAGAATCGTTTCAGGATCATGTGCCAGCCGTGTTATATGATTTAGCTTCGGAGCCAGGCTGTTTAGATATTGATGCGGACCAATTGCAGACATATGTACTATTGCCATCATTACCTGGGAAATACTTTGCACATGATGCGGCAGATATTTTGTGCAAGGCAATAGAGGAGGAAGAAAATTGCTGA
- a CDS encoding ribonuclease J → MTKKKNELIRIIPLGGVGEIGKAMCVVEIDEELFVVDSGLMFPEDEMLGIDIVIPDITYLEENKERVKGIFLTHGHEDAIGSIAYILQKVKAPVYGSKLTIALAKEHLKELPAPHQVKFFEVTNRSRMNFNSTYVTFFHTTHSIPDSLGVVFHTSEGAIVHTGEFKFDQSATGKFKPDLAKMAQLGEEGVFILLSESCEAERPGYTTSEIVIEEQLSKTFHSAPGRILVAVYASNFIRIQQVLTQAQKSFRKVVIVGKPLEKAVDLGVQLGYLTVEEDTIIPISEMQKYQEEEIIIIATGNRGEPLDALEKIVRKHHRDIKIKQNDTVLITFTPSPGMEVQMANTMNSIAKAGAEILTSSKNVHVSGHGSQEDLKLMLNLMQPKYFIPVQGEYRMLIAHSKLAQQLGMQKSQIFIADKGDIVEYKNGKMRMSGRVQAGNVLIDGIGVGDVGNIVLRDRKLLSQDGIFIVVVTLNRAQKKIASGPEILSRGFVYVRESEQLMVEASEIAKNVIEKYVGKDTFEWTNIKQEIRDTLNTYLFQKTKRRPMIIPIIMEY, encoded by the coding sequence TTGACAAAAAAGAAAAATGAATTAATTCGCATCATTCCACTAGGTGGTGTGGGCGAAATTGGAAAAGCAATGTGCGTAGTAGAAATTGACGAAGAGCTATTTGTAGTTGATAGCGGTTTAATGTTCCCAGAAGACGAGATGTTGGGCATTGACATCGTAATACCGGATATTACGTATTTAGAAGAAAACAAAGAGCGTGTGAAAGGGATTTTCTTAACACATGGTCATGAGGATGCCATTGGGTCAATCGCTTATATTTTACAAAAAGTGAAGGCACCAGTGTATGGATCAAAATTAACGATTGCACTTGCAAAAGAACATTTAAAAGAATTACCTGCACCACATCAGGTAAAATTCTTTGAAGTAACAAATCGTAGCCGTATGAATTTCAACTCTACGTATGTGACATTCTTCCATACAACACATAGTATTCCCGATTCGTTAGGGGTTGTGTTCCATACTTCTGAAGGAGCGATTGTTCATACGGGAGAGTTTAAATTCGACCAATCGGCAACAGGTAAGTTTAAACCGGATTTAGCCAAAATGGCACAATTAGGTGAAGAAGGCGTATTTATTTTACTATCTGAGTCTTGTGAAGCAGAGCGACCAGGCTATACGACATCTGAAATTGTGATTGAAGAGCAATTATCAAAAACATTCCATTCGGCACCAGGTCGTATTTTAGTAGCTGTCTATGCGTCTAATTTCATTCGTATTCAACAAGTCCTAACGCAAGCGCAAAAATCGTTCCGCAAAGTGGTTATTGTGGGGAAACCTTTAGAAAAAGCTGTTGATTTAGGTGTACAGTTAGGGTATTTAACGGTAGAAGAAGATACGATTATTCCAATCTCTGAAATGCAAAAATATCAAGAAGAAGAAATTATTATTATCGCAACGGGTAATAGAGGCGAACCGTTAGATGCATTAGAGAAAATTGTTCGTAAGCATCATCGAGACATTAAAATTAAACAAAATGATACAGTACTCATTACGTTTACGCCGTCTCCTGGTATGGAAGTACAAATGGCAAATACGATGAATTCCATTGCGAAAGCTGGAGCTGAAATTTTGACATCAAGTAAAAATGTCCATGTATCGGGTCACGGTAGCCAAGAAGATTTAAAGCTAATGTTGAATTTAATGCAGCCGAAATACTTTATTCCAGTTCAAGGGGAATATCGTATGCTGATTGCACACTCTAAGTTAGCACAACAGCTTGGTATGCAAAAATCACAAATTTTTATCGCTGATAAAGGTGATATTGTCGAATACAAAAATGGCAAAATGCGTATGAGTGGTCGTGTACAAGCTGGTAATGTATTAATAGACGGTATTGGTGTAGGCGATGTTGGAAATATTGTTTTACGTGATCGTAAATTACTTTCGCAAGATGGTATATTCATTGTTGTTGTCACTTTAAACCGTGCACAAAAGAAAATTGCTTCAGGTCCCGAAATATTATCGCGTGGTTTCGTCTATGTGCGTGAGTCAGAGCAGCTAATGGTGGAAGCATCTGAAATTGCGAAAAACGTGATTGAAAAATATGTTGGGAAAGATACTTTCGAATGGACAAACATTAAACAAGAAATTCGTGATACATTAAATACCTATTTATTCCAAAAAACGAAGCGCCGCCCAATGATTATCCCAATCATTATGGAGTATTAA
- a CDS encoding GntR family transcriptional regulator, producing the protein MRIHLSNASDKPIYEQITVQLKEAILANKLHAGDALPSIRALAKDLKISVMTTKRAYADLERDGFIETVAGKGSFVTERNQDFLREELLRQVEEHLQKAVRTAKTAGLAKEELIDLLSLIVEEDN; encoded by the coding sequence GTGCGTATCCATTTAAGCAATGCGAGTGATAAACCAATCTATGAACAAATAACTGTTCAACTAAAAGAAGCCATTTTAGCAAATAAGCTTCACGCCGGCGATGCACTACCCTCTATACGTGCACTCGCCAAGGATCTTAAAATTAGCGTGATGACAACCAAACGAGCTTATGCGGATTTGGAGCGAGACGGCTTTATTGAAACGGTAGCGGGAAAAGGTAGCTTTGTTACTGAACGTAACCAAGATTTTTTACGAGAGGAGTTATTGCGCCAAGTAGAGGAGCATTTGCAAAAAGCCGTAAGAACAGCCAAAACTGCAGGACTTGCAAAAGAGGAATTAATAGACTTACTTTCATTAATTGTAGAGGAGGACAACTAA
- a CDS encoding dipicolinate synthase subunit B, whose translation MLTGKRVGLGITASHCTYEDVVPKIQNFIDAGATVIPIITHSVLHAATRFGTGEEWIAKIEALTGEKVISSIKEAEPFGPSNPLDAMVIAPMTGNSISKFANAATDSPVLMAAKATLRNGSPVVLGISTNDALGLNGINIMKLLNAKNIYFIPFGQDSPHGKPNSLIADFDQMVDTVHAAITQKKQLQPLLIQYFK comes from the coding sequence TTGCTGACGGGTAAACGAGTTGGTTTAGGCATTACGGCTTCACATTGTACGTATGAAGATGTTGTACCAAAAATTCAAAATTTTATTGATGCAGGGGCGACCGTTATCCCCATCATTACGCATTCAGTATTACATGCTGCAACACGTTTTGGAACAGGGGAAGAATGGATTGCGAAAATTGAGGCATTAACAGGGGAAAAAGTCATTTCTTCTATAAAAGAAGCGGAACCATTTGGGCCTTCCAATCCGTTGGATGCAATGGTCATAGCACCGATGACTGGCAATAGTATTAGTAAGTTTGCCAATGCCGCGACGGATAGCCCTGTTCTCATGGCTGCAAAGGCAACTTTACGAAATGGCTCCCCAGTTGTTCTAGGTATTTCCACAAATGATGCACTGGGCTTAAATGGCATCAATATTATGAAACTGCTCAATGCGAAAAACATCTACTTTATTCCATTCGGTCAGGATTCACCACATGGAAAACCCAATTCATTAATTGCTGATTTTGACCAAATGGTCGACACGGTTCATGCAGCAATTACGCAGAAAAAGCAATTACAACCACTGTTGATACAATATTTCAAATAA
- a CDS encoding sporulation protein, YlmC/YmxH family, which yields MLLSEMVDKELIQVEGGVHFGILAHTECLLDVQTGKIHGFEIIKEKMPFQKKKVKVSEMIPWHEIILIGEDRILFNKTTTVQSEFLQ from the coding sequence ATGCTATTATCTGAAATGGTGGATAAAGAATTGATTCAAGTTGAAGGTGGTGTACATTTTGGCATACTGGCACACACAGAATGCCTATTAGATGTGCAGACAGGAAAGATACATGGATTTGAGATTATTAAAGAAAAAATGCCATTCCAAAAGAAGAAAGTAAAAGTTAGTGAAATGATTCCGTGGCATGAAATTATATTAATTGGAGAAGATCGTATTTTATTTAACAAAACGACGACAGTACAGTCTGAATTTTTACAGTGA
- a CDS encoding ABC-2 transporter permease, with product MTALLVKDLMTIQRQLKTQAFILIPMLLFSIMMGQGSIIFSFILFILVIQAITALTYDELCSWDKYVNTLPISKSEIVLSKYMLSLVLMLIGLIIALPVVFIISHFTNDWETANFFLTFNLLIAAAFCLLALILPIYIKYGSIKGRIVLIVLCFIPGLLVGLLEEYFADVLITISKLQQFSYLAPFIGLLILWLSSLIATAIYKRKDF from the coding sequence ATGACTGCTCTTCTAGTAAAAGATTTAATGACGATACAGCGTCAGCTAAAGACCCAAGCTTTTATACTTATCCCCATGCTACTTTTTTCCATAATGATGGGGCAAGGATCTATTATTTTTTCCTTTATATTATTTATCCTTGTTATTCAAGCCATTACTGCCCTTACCTACGATGAACTTTGCAGTTGGGATAAATATGTCAATACTTTACCCATTAGCAAGAGCGAAATTGTCCTTAGTAAATACATGCTTAGCCTTGTATTAATGTTAATTGGTCTGATTATTGCATTACCTGTAGTTTTTATCATAAGTCATTTCACAAACGATTGGGAAACTGCTAATTTTTTCCTTACATTTAATCTGCTAATTGCTGCGGCATTTTGTTTGCTTGCTTTAATCTTACCGATTTATATTAAATACGGCTCTATTAAAGGTCGAATCGTTCTAATTGTTTTATGCTTTATTCCTGGTTTACTCGTTGGACTGTTAGAGGAGTATTTTGCGGATGTTTTGATCACGATTTCCAAGCTACAACAGTTCAGCTATTTAGCACCATTTATTGGACTATTAATTTTATGGTTATCTTCTCTTATTGCAACAGCAATCTATAAACGCAAGGATTTTTAG
- a CDS encoding DNA translocase FtsK, with product MASSKRKKVTKAKPTSDKKEMHPLMYEILGLILIAIAVIMIFEYGMIGRILQTIAMFLLGNLHFAVPFMLIFVALLLMIGQKKVSMKDRLMLGMVLIVMSLTIFSHGILFEQLTKSGGLLSESVLRESWRILIDTDGVVHRSNALGGGMVGALLFSGLHVLFEATGAKVVAWVLFFIGLILVTGKALVPYLAEKMPVLFGKWQKKQQEKKKNKPKKPKSRRSRAESTDEVAAVNHAPAAYEEEEEVPHEPIISAFTQNVSHERVEPLQTAEPVDIEDGELVDDVHIGSADAVENADYQLPSFNLLQMPPQHDQSGEYSVIQANAKKLEQTLQSFGVKAKVTQVHLGPAVTKYEILPDIGVKVSKIVNLQDDLALALAAKDIRMEAPIPGKSAIGIEVPNSEVAIVTLREVLESKDGAKPESLLQVALGRDITGQAVLAELNKMPHLLVAGSTGSGKSVCINGIVVSILMRTKPHEVKLMMIDPKMVELNVYNGIPHLLAPVVTDARKASQALKKVVSEMERRYDLFSHTGTRNIEGYNGHVQKVNEQTEEKHPKLPYIVVIVDELADLMMVASNDVEDSITRLAQMARAAGIHLILATQRPSVDVLTGVIKANIPSRIAFAVSSAIDSRTILDMGGAERLLGRGDMLFLPAGASKPKRVQGAFLSDQEVEAVVNFVIEQQKAQYQEEMIPSEEETVLEETDELFDEAVQLVVNMQTASVSMLQRRFRIGYSRAARIVDQMEQRGIVGPPEGSKPRQVLIHQYDN from the coding sequence ATGGCAAGTAGTAAAAGGAAAAAAGTCACGAAAGCAAAACCTACATCCGATAAAAAAGAAATGCATCCGCTCATGTACGAAATTTTAGGGCTCATCTTAATCGCGATTGCGGTCATTATGATTTTTGAATATGGCATGATTGGGCGTATTTTACAAACCATTGCCATGTTTCTTTTAGGGAATTTACATTTTGCAGTGCCATTTATGCTTATATTTGTCGCATTGCTTCTTATGATTGGACAGAAAAAAGTAAGCATGAAGGACCGGCTTATGTTAGGGATGGTGCTCATTGTTATGAGCTTGACTATTTTTAGTCATGGCATTTTATTCGAGCAATTAACAAAATCAGGTGGTTTATTATCGGAGTCTGTTTTGAGGGAGTCATGGCGAATATTAATCGATACGGATGGCGTAGTTCATCGAAGCAATGCACTTGGTGGTGGTATGGTAGGTGCACTGTTATTTAGCGGTCTTCATGTATTATTTGAAGCCACAGGAGCTAAAGTGGTAGCTTGGGTCCTTTTCTTTATTGGCTTAATTTTAGTAACAGGAAAAGCACTCGTTCCATATTTAGCTGAAAAAATGCCTGTGCTCTTTGGGAAATGGCAAAAAAAACAGCAAGAAAAGAAAAAAAATAAGCCTAAGAAACCGAAAAGTCGTCGTTCCAGAGCGGAAAGCACAGACGAGGTTGCAGCGGTCAATCACGCGCCAGCAGCCTATGAGGAAGAAGAGGAAGTTCCTCATGAGCCAATTATTTCTGCCTTTACGCAAAACGTTTCACATGAGCGAGTAGAACCGTTGCAAACTGCTGAGCCTGTGGATATTGAAGATGGAGAGCTTGTTGATGATGTTCATATTGGTAGTGCAGATGCTGTGGAAAATGCCGATTATCAGCTTCCTTCGTTCAATCTATTACAAATGCCTCCACAACATGACCAAAGTGGTGAATATTCCGTTATTCAGGCAAATGCGAAAAAGCTAGAGCAAACATTGCAAAGCTTTGGTGTAAAAGCCAAAGTGACACAAGTTCATTTGGGACCTGCTGTTACAAAGTATGAAATTTTACCGGATATTGGTGTAAAAGTCAGTAAAATTGTCAACCTACAAGATGATCTTGCATTGGCACTTGCAGCGAAAGATATTCGGATGGAGGCACCGATTCCTGGAAAGTCTGCCATTGGTATTGAAGTTCCAAATAGTGAGGTAGCAATCGTTACATTGCGAGAAGTACTAGAGTCAAAAGACGGAGCAAAGCCTGAATCGCTATTACAAGTAGCTTTAGGGCGTGATATTACAGGACAAGCTGTGTTAGCAGAACTCAATAAAATGCCGCATTTACTTGTGGCAGGTTCAACGGGCAGCGGGAAAAGTGTGTGTATAAATGGCATTGTCGTATCCATACTAATGCGTACAAAGCCACATGAAGTCAAGCTGATGATGATTGACCCGAAAATGGTGGAATTGAATGTTTATAATGGAATTCCTCATCTGTTAGCACCGGTTGTAACCGATGCACGCAAAGCGTCGCAAGCTTTGAAAAAGGTCGTTTCGGAAATGGAACGACGTTACGATTTATTTTCACATACAGGCACAAGAAATATTGAAGGTTATAATGGGCATGTCCAAAAGGTCAATGAACAAACAGAGGAAAAGCACCCTAAATTGCCATACATCGTAGTTATTGTAGATGAGTTAGCAGATTTAATGATGGTTGCCTCAAATGACGTCGAGGATTCCATTACACGTTTAGCACAAATGGCACGAGCAGCGGGCATCCATTTAATATTAGCGACACAAAGACCAAGTGTAGATGTTCTAACGGGTGTTATTAAGGCGAATATCCCATCCCGTATCGCATTTGCAGTATCATCTGCAATCGATTCGAGAACGATTTTAGATATGGGTGGAGCAGAGCGTCTGCTTGGACGTGGCGATATGTTATTTTTACCTGCTGGTGCATCGAAGCCGAAGCGCGTGCAAGGTGCCTTTTTATCTGATCAGGAAGTAGAAGCGGTTGTTAACTTTGTTATAGAACAACAAAAAGCACAGTACCAGGAAGAGATGATTCCAAGTGAAGAAGAGACTGTTTTAGAAGAAACGGATGAATTATTTGACGAGGCTGTGCAATTAGTAGTAAATATGCAGACCGCTTCGGTATCAATGCTACAACGTCGCTTCCGTATTGGTTATTCTCGTGCTGCGCGCATTGTCGATCAGATGGAACAACGCGGTATTGTAGGGCCTCCAGAGGGAAGCAAGCCTCGACAGGTGCTAATTCATCAATATGATAATTAA
- a CDS encoding pitrilysin family protein: MVQVHTCQNGVRIVSEQIDHVRSVALGIFVNAGSRFELPEENGITHFIEHMLFKGTTTRSARQIAEEFDRIGGELNAFTSKENTCYYAKVLDHHAELAITILADMFFHSTFAEEELEKERQVVLEEILMSEDAPDDDVHEKLWEVMYPNDALGRPILGTAATLKTFTADMIRHYMAKHYGPASIVISVAGNISPTLLTTIEDLFGHYEASPLAVVPVLTNPQFHPGEITKTRDTEQVHLALSYPAIGVKDPDMYSFIALNNIIGGNMSSRLFQEVREERGLAYTIFSYQSCYADVGAFTIYGSASRQQLSQLQHTIDATLLDIVAGGVTEEELDNAKEQLKGSFVLGLEGTGARMNRNGTSELVHRRHRSVDEVLASIDAVTMESVDRLIAKILKAEPAISIIGPEA; encoded by the coding sequence TTGGTACAAGTACATACATGTCAAAACGGAGTGCGTATTGTGTCAGAGCAAATTGATCATGTTAGATCTGTTGCTCTTGGCATATTTGTCAATGCTGGTTCACGCTTTGAATTACCAGAGGAAAATGGGATTACGCACTTTATCGAACATATGCTTTTTAAAGGTACAACAACGCGAAGTGCCCGCCAAATCGCTGAAGAGTTTGACCGTATTGGTGGCGAACTAAATGCCTTTACTTCAAAAGAAAATACTTGCTATTATGCGAAAGTTTTAGACCATCATGCAGAGCTGGCTATTACCATCCTAGCAGATATGTTCTTTCATTCGACATTTGCAGAAGAGGAATTAGAAAAGGAACGTCAAGTCGTATTAGAGGAAATATTAATGAGTGAAGATGCTCCAGATGATGATGTGCATGAAAAGCTTTGGGAAGTCATGTATCCTAATGATGCCCTTGGTCGCCCGATTTTAGGGACCGCCGCTACGTTAAAAACATTTACAGCAGATATGATTCGCCATTATATGGCGAAACATTATGGACCAGCATCCATTGTTATTTCTGTGGCAGGCAATATTTCTCCAACACTATTAACAACGATTGAAGATTTATTCGGACATTATGAGGCATCACCTCTTGCTGTTGTGCCTGTTCTAACAAATCCCCAGTTCCATCCTGGAGAAATAACGAAAACACGAGATACGGAGCAGGTACATTTAGCTCTTTCTTACCCAGCAATTGGCGTCAAAGATCCGGATATGTATAGCTTTATTGCCTTAAATAATATTATTGGTGGCAATATGAGTTCCCGACTATTTCAAGAAGTACGGGAAGAGCGTGGCTTAGCATATACAATTTTCTCTTATCAATCTTGCTACGCAGATGTTGGGGCATTTACAATTTACGGTAGTGCAAGCCGTCAACAGCTATCACAATTGCAACATACCATTGATGCCACATTGCTTGATATCGTAGCGGGGGGCGTGACGGAGGAAGAGTTAGATAATGCCAAGGAACAGTTAAAAGGAAGCTTTGTGCTTGGCCTTGAAGGAACAGGGGCACGCATGAACCGAAATGGTACCAGTGAATTAGTACACCGAAGACACCGGTCAGTAGATGAAGTACTTGCGTCCATTGATGCGGTAACGATGGAGTCAGTGGATCGCCTTATTGCGAAAATATTAAAAGCTGAGCCAGCGATTTCCATCATCGGACCTGAAGCTTAA